One Acutalibacter muris DNA window includes the following coding sequences:
- a CDS encoding AraC family transcriptional regulator — translation MNYSRLYENKRRGTFGFPIELYKVDSSSPRYQMPLHWHLEYELILVKEGGFRLSLDGGSFPMGPGDCAWVGDGVIHGGTPRDCVYQCVVFDLGTLLHDTPVCAKSAGKFLAEESGYTRVFPAGSAQSELSKQLMGAMERETPGYEWTTLGLMWQLMGSLLESGEPAFSESREKTLRLKNVLTYMRDRYDSAVTLSELAAVAGMNPKYFCRAFSQMTGRTPIDYLNYYRMEQAGEQLAFTARPVTEIALNCGFSDISYFSRIFSRYKGVSPSAYRRRQAGSA, via the coding sequence ATGAATTACAGCAGACTGTACGAAAACAAGCGCCGCGGAACCTTTGGCTTCCCTATTGAGCTGTACAAGGTGGACAGCTCCTCCCCACGCTACCAGATGCCCCTGCACTGGCACCTGGAATATGAGCTGATTCTGGTAAAAGAGGGCGGCTTCCGTCTGAGCCTGGACGGCGGCAGCTTCCCCATGGGCCCCGGGGACTGCGCCTGGGTGGGGGACGGCGTTATACACGGCGGCACGCCCCGGGACTGTGTGTATCAGTGCGTGGTGTTCGACCTGGGCACCCTGCTGCATGACACGCCGGTGTGCGCCAAAAGCGCCGGAAAGTTCCTGGCGGAGGAGAGCGGCTATACAAGGGTGTTCCCGGCGGGCAGCGCCCAGTCTGAGCTATCCAAACAGCTTATGGGAGCCATGGAAAGAGAGACGCCGGGCTATGAGTGGACCACCCTGGGGCTCATGTGGCAGCTGATGGGCAGCCTGCTGGAAAGCGGAGAACCAGCTTTCTCCGAGAGCCGGGAAAAGACCCTGCGGCTGAAGAATGTGCTCACCTATATGCGCGACCGCTATGACAGCGCCGTTACACTGAGTGAACTGGCGGCGGTGGCGGGGATGAACCCAAAGTATTTCTGCCGGGCCTTCTCCCAGATGACAGGCAGGACCCCTATCGACTACCTCAATTACTATCGGATGGAACAGGCGGGCGAGCAGCTGGCCTTTACCGCCCGCCCGGTAACGGAAATTGCGCTGAACTGCGGCTTCAGCGATATAAGCTATTTTTCCAGGATATTTTCCCGGTACAAGGGGGTCTCTCCCAGCGCTTATCGAAGGAGACAGGCCGGGTCCGCATAA
- a CDS encoding class II aldolase/adducin family protein, with protein sequence MENYQEIKDQICDVCHKTWQLGWVAANDGNVSARLPDGNIIATPTGISKAFITPEKLVLLDREGNVLEANEGYRPSSEIKMHLRCYEKRPDVQSVLHAHPPGATGFAVAHKAMDMYNMIEDVAVIGSVPLTPYGTPSTGEVPDAIEPYLEEHDVMLLENHGALAVGSDVLTAFYRMESLELWAKITINAVILGGSFDISRDNIQKLIDLRGYYQVTGRHPGYKLYNPEDDVLHKK encoded by the coding sequence TTGGAAAATTACCAGGAGATAAAGGACCAGATATGCGACGTATGCCACAAGACCTGGCAGCTGGGCTGGGTGGCCGCCAACGACGGCAACGTCAGCGCCAGGCTGCCCGACGGAAATATCATCGCCACCCCCACAGGTATCAGCAAGGCTTTCATCACCCCGGAAAAGCTGGTGCTGCTGGATAGGGAGGGGAACGTGCTGGAGGCAAACGAAGGGTACAGGCCCTCCAGCGAGATAAAAATGCACCTGCGCTGCTATGAAAAGCGCCCGGACGTGCAGAGCGTCCTCCACGCCCACCCGCCCGGGGCCACCGGCTTTGCCGTGGCCCACAAGGCCATGGATATGTACAATATGATAGAGGACGTGGCGGTTATCGGTTCCGTGCCCCTTACCCCCTATGGCACCCCCTCCACCGGTGAGGTGCCCGACGCCATTGAGCCGTACCTGGAGGAGCACGACGTGATGCTGCTGGAAAACCACGGGGCTCTGGCCGTGGGCAGCGACGTGCTGACGGCCTTCTACCGCATGGAGAGCCTGGAGCTCTGGGCGAAGATAACCATCAACGCGGTGATACTGGGCGGCAGCTTTGACATCAGCCGGGACAATATACAGAAGCTTATTGATCTTCGCGGCTATTACCAGGTCACCGGGCGGCACCCGGGATATAAGCTCTATAACCCGGAGGACGACGTATTACACAAGAAATAA